From Pleurocapsa sp. PCC 7319:
TTTTTATTTTGTTATCTGTCCTGTTCTGACAAGAACCTTGAAAAATAAATAACGCAATTATAAACACATGACAACTACTTTACAGCAACGCGAAACTCGCGGCGCTTGGGAGAATTTCTGTCAGTGGGTAACAAGCACTAACAACCGCATCTATGTTGGTTGGTTTGGTGTCTTGATGATTCCTACACTCCTAGCTGCCACAGTCTGTTTTCTAATCGCCTTTGTCGCAGCACCTCCTGTAGACATCGACGGAATCCGTGAACCCGTAGCTGGTTCATTACTTTACGGTAACAACATCATCTCCGGTGCAGTTGTTCCTTCTTCTAACGCGATCGGTCTTCACTTCTACCCCATCTGGGAAGCAGCTTCCTTAGATGAGTGGTTATACAACGGTGGTCCTTACCAACTAGTAATCTTCCACTTCTTGATCGGTGTTTTCTCTTACCTCGGTCGTCAGTGGGAATTATCTTACCGTTTAGGAATGCGTCCTTGGATCTGTGTTGCATATAGTGCACCTGTATCCGCAGCCACAGCAGTATTCCTAATCTATCCTCTAGGACAAGGTTCCTTCTCTGATGGAATGCCTTTGGGAATCAGTGGAACATTCAACTTCATGTTGGTCTTCCAAGCAGAACACAACATCTTAATGCACCCCTTCCATATGTTAGGTGTAGCTGGTGTCTTCGGTGGTTCTCTGTTCTCCGCAATGCACGGTTCTTTGGTAACTTCTTCCTTAGTACGTGAAACAACTGAAACTGAATCACAAAACTACGGTTACAAGTTCGGACAAGAAGAAGAGACTTACAACATCGTGGCAGCACACGGCTACTTCGGTCGTCTTATCTTCCAATATGCTTCTTTCAACAACTCTCGTTCCTTGCACTTCTTCTTAGGTGCATGGCCCGTAATCGGAATTTGGTTTACTGCAATGGGTATTAGCACCATGGCATTTAACCTCAACGGATTCAACTTCAACCAATCGATCATGGATTCTCAGGGACGTGTAGTTAACACATGGGCAGACATCTTAAACCGCGCTAACCTCGGTTTCGAAGTAATGCACGAACGTAACGCTCACAACTTCCCCTTAGACTTAGCAAGTGGCGAGCAAGCTCCTGTAGCTTTAACCGCTCCTGCAATCAATGGGTAGTTTGGTTTTGATAACTGCGCTTCTAGTTTGAAGTAAATAAATAAAAAAATGCTCTCCAACGATGGGGAGCATTTTTTTTGCTGATTTTATTGTTTAAGCATTCCTTAATCTTGATGTCAAAAGGATTTATTATCAGTAGTCTTACTTGAATTCCTTTAATAAGAGGTGGTCTGAAAAAACTGATGTTATAAAGTAGTAAGTCTCAAGGACTTGAAACATAACAGTTGACAGTTATTAGTTGTATCTAAGTTTTATCTATGTCTACTATTGAACAAATCAAACCTGCCGGGAAAGCAGATGTAATTATTTATGTACCTTACTATTCTAAAAATAAACACAGTTGGCTACCCCATGCGATCGCTTTATATCGTGAGGCATCTTTAGAAGGAGAGCGACAGGTAGAG
This genomic window contains:
- the psbA gene encoding photosystem II q(b) protein produces the protein MTTTLQQRETRGAWENFCQWVTSTNNRIYVGWFGVLMIPTLLAATVCFLIAFVAAPPVDIDGIREPVAGSLLYGNNIISGAVVPSSNAIGLHFYPIWEAASLDEWLYNGGPYQLVIFHFLIGVFSYLGRQWELSYRLGMRPWICVAYSAPVSAATAVFLIYPLGQGSFSDGMPLGISGTFNFMLVFQAEHNILMHPFHMLGVAGVFGGSLFSAMHGSLVTSSLVRETTETESQNYGYKFGQEEETYNIVAAHGYFGRLIFQYASFNNSRSLHFFLGAWPVIGIWFTAMGISTMAFNLNGFNFNQSIMDSQGRVVNTWADILNRANLGFEVMHERNAHNFPLDLASGEQAPVALTAPAING